AGCCGGGTAAAACCTTGCGCCAGCACCGATACCAGTTCACCGCTGAACAGCGGTTCCTGATCCTGCCGGGTGGTCATGACCGCAAACGATTTACGGTTGTACCAGTGCGCCAGCTCCGGTGCCTGCTCCTTAACCAGCGGCCGTTTGTAACTCTCGCCCACCAGCTCAAATTCGCGCCCCAGACAGGCCGCTACCTTCAGAAAACCCTGCGGGTTGTCGCGCAGCGTCTGCCGGAATAGCTCCATGGTGGTGCGGCTGGCGCTGTAATACCCTAACCCGTAGCTCCAGTCATACGGCGTCAGTTCGAAAAAGTAGACCGGCGCATCGGTCCAGTCTTTGTGGGTACGTTTGAAGGTAAACCACATTTTGTCGCGATAGCGGGATTTGTCGTGAGAAAAGCGAGTATCGCGATGAATACGGGATAACGTTTTGCCCACTGCCGGCTTAGTTTCAAAATGGTCGTCAATTTGCAGCATGGCGATGGACAGCGATTCCACCAGCGCCCGAAACGGCGTCAGCAGTGTGGCGTCATATTCCGGCCGGTGCTCTTCGAACCAATCCTTGCTGTCCTGCTGGCGTACCTGCTGCAAAAACGTCAGCGTCTGCGATGAAAACCCGTTGAATCCCGTTGTCATGATGTGGTGTCCCTGACTGGTATCAAACGTCAAGCCTACCGCAGCACACCCTAAAATAAAATGCGCCCGGCGGCGTAAACCGTCGGGCGCATTCGGAAAAGCTAACGCGCGTCCACCTTGAAAGAGCTTAGCCTTGCGAGAACTTAGCCCTGCGAGAACTTAGCCTTGCAAGAAGAAACGGAACGCCGGATTCTGCGTCTCATCGTGGCACTCATACCCCAGCGCCTGCAGATGTTGCTCGAACGCCGGGTCGTGTTCCGTACGCTCGAAAGCCGCCAGTACACGACCAAAGTCGGTGCCGTGGCTGCGGTAATGGAACAGCGAGATATTCCAGT
The DNA window shown above is from Dickeya dadantii NCPPB 898 and carries:
- a CDS encoding DUF2461 domain-containing protein, encoding MTTGFNGFSSQTLTFLQQVRQQDSKDWFEEHRPEYDATLLTPFRALVESLSIAMLQIDDHFETKPAVGKTLSRIHRDTRFSHDKSRYRDKMWFTFKRTHKDWTDAPVYFFELTPYDWSYGLGYYSASRTTMELFRQTLRDNPQGFLKVAACLGREFELVGESYKRPLVKEQAPELAHWYNRKSFAVMTTRQDQEPLFSGELVSVLAQGFTRLEPLYHYLMKIEAMKRAAEPEKVSPAFLDDKWFSR